A part of Ptychodera flava strain L36383 chromosome 11, AS_Pfla_20210202, whole genome shotgun sequence genomic DNA contains:
- the LOC139143618 gene encoding tensin-1-like isoform X9, which translates to MAFSDANFSSFTCPVCRNGFNSARELQQHLTQQHSFGEDLQIGQLEEYESDEEMTVPPEIIESQSHTFKLKTYRHPRDCDLCKQVIWSEGVQCRVCKYACHKKCELKVITTCVPPMNYELPSNEGLAKHGSLKMTQPSVQKDTMSQQKMRLPKGEESMYIQLTYITERILAMTFPANGQESHYSSNLQDITRILKNKHQDKYLVINLSEKRYDMLKLNSQVLDIGWPDRLSPPLEKLCSICKAIESWLSTDPQHVVVIHSKGGLGRLGVVLSAYIEYIRICNGNGNHSPEKFAMERFFVENLSAVTESSQMRYVKYFSGLLSGSIQINNSPLHLHCVVLHGIPNFDGKGGCRPFFKVYQAMQPIYTSGVYTLTSNMSRLAVPIKPAPPLRGDIMVICYHRNSHSSTRDVIFRCQFHTCAIAQYHLAFVKYELDDASKDSKFPDYSKVELLFSDSAASLPGIEEMQDPHIPVDYSQDFVTQLDSYASFGQDTEDTMLETTVTDSDGNMVVQHMHGPVDGSLYAKVNKKGGGDDVTETLFNGPEHDHGHVHTHVHTHGHTHGHTHHHHSAHNHGMVLDLHGSTHDSVDGVTVNDRDHNRNETQVTKHYLTEGLKSPTETIKRGVKKEGMKPNTLKEWFTRRQPNSPADYTHHTLRRNKGGAAEIQDQSTQSQHAKTPTSPPTMSSTLPHSSFPHDSRNYPRDHVYRGGLRDDENPYAEIPDYAASSPTSSMTSGPPQTSSFSSLSEVTNLTYGTSHQSPTGRSASGPDDKSPQGLTMADGQTQSSVVHTMVHHDHLAHGHQGQHGYGHNTEHPGQSGHVHTQITGQYTHHDHMVHGHPGQAGHGHEVDPHGHHVHQHPGQSGHVHTHITGQHSHHDQMVHGHPGQAGHGLEVDPHGHHVHEHTTTNITQQVNERQDHSIHGHPAHVSQSGHGPGVTQPGHGGHVHQHTSTVTGQGHDHAGPISHSQHGPGVSHPGQVGHVQQHTTVTTERQEHVVHGHPDQTSTPGHPSHVHQPSVTVTGQPARGIQVEHVHPENQPGQVTHIHQGGHVTYPAGQVQYTTEKGQYTVQGDKTTHLAGQPDQTGQSSGQPGQTSHVHKVQYTTLQDQLSPKSGHPYLMGHSHSPEVIQKPGETYHLYHDASERAPQSFHLHSRSEPIPQSAEQTQVTRVVQVHSTNNHNQPVGVIDVHHPANQSPQAQPHSHPLANQNQPPSMDRPAVTSHHPSGIQTQYQVTKYEVTEHQHQHSPGEPVSPTKQTWAQRHQQQQQQLSPPPQDTIVQPQQNPPQSLPQQTSTQNQTQVITTQHTWSTQQHMPTQPNLTVQQQKSPTEQTAVEKQPSHVPAVQQPQPAAPTQQAAAEEDPFEGLTWLQKQQKKLELRRQQEKEAQQPGAAPSTSVTKYQYTTYTDRPTYKPLLSPYSTSSQSTTYQYLTPGGQYKPLSPTSQVSTQYNSQGQPQPFTVKDQSPTGFADIDINQLEALAQSLQDESELLDQYTSAPTSPRGSSSTTTVWQSHGRPLSRQHSDRTHDRAVLSHRYGGQTRPYSPYEMDVTVKKLPPPSPRLGRNEAIKTPPPAAPDSGKTTTTTRQIHTEFHQVEEPVVRGPMHGRFFTTPSSVSGYSPSLGDSANRPSVMPPARSEPAETGQKPLPKPENIVSAETPHEEPDLKGLVRDRVAGYHARLIRDELNTERGRQPGRKPAAPLRRSKSAAGYDSETSHRQYITETERVAIVQRRARSPSPEVWMRNPGGIPQYENEYWNKRDGLKSPHTVQDEDTGTTPKFPVSPGPPPKTPYANMVSTPIAFVEKFAVPMETVSGMTPSHGRMHESNNKIIVTRNVPPPTTMPSKSYYVTKMIDSREVYQTSTVSKDSQHEERPADVQHMFRYPDTSYVHTVDQHDAPPQTHQHKPAVTSHPGQGSAINGGPPAPHPSQDKKPNGQPPMMHQWDRPDKAREGQSYTMRELYVETQTQDKKTMAPHDSHVPALAIAEQTSLPHTHPPQQGMPPGQQHTVTRTVVQKTETHTLEKGAPHQPHLHQAPEQQGSPQYQNHPYPGVPSEQAMPHDHRMHGPGKTVVDSSQGVPPNQVRPEGPVVQTHYHIHQTMQEHRNSPVTSLPAPQAGERESPVDQPLTPLHITEDSGSLSECSESPQSSNQGYESATLPFPTSSAMMKERLELQRHQGQPVQQQQVPPNLYPTYSDRARQPGNPPANLYPTFSDRGREHTGHVTITTETTSQYRTMYDNRGRRGDQQKSPDMGRTISRGSASSGENMSGILGSSPRRVTSLGSSHGRGSLTGSDRSGSPPPVGVGNRIYPNGGVSDSGRSSPISLYNQPSLLGSQVSLPDGSEIITKHPTFVKDISSYWYKPNISRDEAIATLKDKPPGSFVVRDSNSFPGAFGLAVKVATPPPNIVQNKKGDLSNELVRHFLIEPNSRGVRLKGCTNEPIFSSLSALVYQHSITPLALPCKLLLPEVDPSGPSSTASSPRSSDVPASPSALLAQGAACNVLYLHSVEMESLTGPNAVRKAVTKVTKLEPRPRVTVVHFKVNSKGITLTDNEKKVFFRRHHPVNSVTYCGMDPENRKWPRSDDSSEADAKIFGFVARKPGSLTDNVCHLFAEHDPEQPASAIVNFVTKVMIGSTQQKK; encoded by the exons AGGGGAGGAGTCTATGTATATACAACTCACTTACATTACAGAAAGGATTCTTG ctaTGACATTTCCAGCCAATGGCCAGGAGTCACATTACAGTAGCAACCTACAAGATATAacaagaatattgaaaaacaaacatcaggATAAATATCTGGTGATAAATTTATCAGAGAAAAGatatgacatgttaaaattgAACAGTCAG GTTTTGGATATTGGATGGCCTGATCGCCTGTCCCCACCACTAGAAAAACTGTGCAGTATTTGCAAAGCGATAGAATCGTGGCTTTCAACAGATCCACAACATGTTGTAGTTATACATTCAAAG GGTGGGCTTGGAAGGTTGGGTGTGGTTTTGTCTGCATATATAGAATACATAAGGATATGTAACGG GAATGGGAACCACTCACCAGAGAAGTTCGCCATGGAACGTTTCTTTGTTGAAAACTTGTCTGCTGTCACGGAGTCTTCCCAGATGAGATACGTGAAATACTTTTCAGGCCTTTTGTCTGGATCAATACAGATCAACAATTCACCATTGCACCTGCATTGCGTAGTTTTACATGGAATACCCAATTTTGATGGAAAAGGAG gatgtcggccatttttcaaagtttaccaAGCCATGCAACCTATTTATACCTCAGGAGTGTA taCACTAACAAGTAATATGAGTAGATTAGCTGTCCCCATCAAACCAGCTCCACCACTTAGAGGGGATATTATG GTGATATGTTACCACAGGAATTCTCATAGCAGTACTCGTGATGTGATTTTCCGTTGTCAGTTCCATACGTGTGCCATAGCACAGTATCACCTTGCGTTTGTAAAATACGAACTAGATGATGCTTCAAAAG ATTCCAAGTTTCCAGACTACTCCAAAGTGGAACTGCTGTTCTCCGATTCTGCAGCCAGTTTGCCAGGCATTGAGGAAATGCAAGATCCACACATTCCTGTGGACTATTCACAGGATTTTGTCACACAATTGGATTCCTATGCTAGCTTTGGTCAAGACACCGAGGACACAATGCTGGAAA CGACTGTCACTGACAGTGATGGCAACATGGTTGTACAGCACATGCATGGACCTGTTGATGGAAGCCTCTATGCCAAGGTCAACAAAAAGGGTGGAGGTGATGACGTCACTGAAACTCTTTTCAACGGACCGGAACACGATCACGGACACGTCCACACTCATGTCCACACACATGGACACACCCATGGACACACTCATCATCACCACTCCGCTCACAATCACGGAATGGTGCTCGATTTACACGGCAGCACACACGACTCTGTGGATGGAGTGACTGTCAACGATAGAGATCACAACAGGAATGAAACCCAGGTCACAAAACACTACCTGACAGAGGGTTTGAAGTCGCCGACCGAAACCATCAAAAGAGGCGTAAAGAAGGAAGGGATGAAGCCAAACACTCTGAAAGAGTGGTTCACACGGAGACAGCCAAACTCCCCGGCAGATTACACTCATCACACGCTGAGGAGAAATAAAGGTGGTGCTGCTGAGATACAAGACCAGAGTACGCAATCCCAACATGCCAAGACTCCAACAAGTCCTCCAACAATGAGCAGCACTCTCCCGCACTCCAGTTTCCCACATGACAGCAGGAATTATCCAAGGGATCACGTTTATCGGGGCGGCTTACGGGACGATGAAAATCCGTACGCTGAAATTCCAGACTATGCTGCATCTTCTCCGACGTCTTCCATGACCAGTGGTCCACCACAGACAAGTTCTTTTAGTTCTTTGAGTGAGGTAACCAATCTGACGTACGGAACTTCCCATCAGTCCCCAACAGGCAGGAGTGCAAGCGGGCCAGACGACAAGTCCCCACAGGGACTCACTATGGCCGATGGTCAGACTCAGTCTAGTGTTGTTCACACAATGGTTCACCACGACCACCTGGCTCATGGACACCAAGGTCAGCACGGCTACGGACATAACACTGAACATCCTGGGCAAAGTGGACACGTACACACTCAGATCACTGGTCAATATACTCATCATGATCATATGGTTCATGGGCATCCTGGACAGGCTGGACACGGCCATGAGGTTGACCCCCACGGACACCACGTCCATCAACATCCTGGGCAAAGTGGACACGTGCATACTCATATCACTGGTCAACATTCTCATCATGATCAGATGGTTCATGGGCATCCCGGACAGGCTGGACACGGCCTTGAGGTTGACCCACATGGTCATCACGTCCATGAGCACACTACCACAAATATTACTCAACAGGTGAATGAACGTCAAGATCACTCCATTCATGGACATCCAGCCCATGTGAGCCAGTCAGGACATGGTCCTGGTGTCACTCAACCCGGACACGGAGGTCATGTCCACCAGCACACCAGCACAGTTACAGGTCAAGGTCATGACCATGCAGGACCCATCAGTCACAGTCAACACGGGCCTGGTGTCAGCCATCCTGGACAAGTAGGTCATGTTCAACAACATACAACGGTGACCACCGAGCGACAGGAACACGTAGTGCATGGCCATCCTGACCAGACCAGCACACCAGGGCATCCTAGCCACGTACACCAGCCATCGGTCACTGTGACTGGACAACCAGCTCGAGGAATTCAAGTGGAACATGTGCACCCGGAAAACCAGCCAGGACAGGTGACACACATCCACCAGggtggtcatgtgacctatccTGCAGGACAGGTGCAATATACCACAGAGAAAGGTCAATATACTGTGCAAGGAGACAAGACCACACACCTAGCCGGACAACCAGATCAGACTGGCCAATCCTCTGGACAACCAGGCCAAACCTCTCATGTCCACAAAGTACAGTATACAACACTTCAAGATCAACTGTCACCGAAATCGGGTCATCCTTATCTGATGGGACACAGCCACTCACCTGAAGTTATCCAGAAACCTGGAGAGACGTACCATCTTTATCACGACGCAAGTGAGAGGGCGCCACAGTCCTTCCATCTGCATTCAAGGAGTGAGCCAATCCCACAGTCTGCAGAACAAACCCAAGTTACCAGGGTCGTTCAGGTGCATTCTACAAACAACCACAATCAGCCAGTGGGAGTTATCGATGTGCACCATCCAGCCAATCAGAGCCCTCAGGCTCAACCTCATTCTCATCCGCTGGCCAATCAGAATCAGCCACCATCGATGGATCGGCCGGCGGTCACAAGTCATCATCCTTCTGGTATACAGACCCAGTACCAGGTTACCAAGTACGAGGTTACGGAGCATCAGCACCAGCATTCTCCAGGAGAGCCAGTGTCGCCAACAAAACAAACGTGGGCACAAAGGCAccaacagcagcaacaacagtTATCACCTCCACCGCAAGATACTATAGTTCAGCCCCAGCAAAATCCACCACAGTCTCTTCCCCAGCAGACTTCGACACAGAACCAAACCCAAGTAATTACAACCCAACACACCTGGTCGACACAACAGCACATGCCAactcaaccaaatctgaccgtACAGCAGCAAAAGTCACCTACAGAGCAAACTGCTGTTGAGAAACAACCGTCACATGTGCCAGCAGTGCAGCAACCGCAACCAGCTGCACCAACTCAGCAGGCAGCAGCAGAAGAGGACCCGTTTGAGGGTTTGACGTGGCTTCAAAAACAGCAGAAGAAGTTGGAGCTCCGTCGGCAACAGGAGAAAGAAGCTCAGCAGCCTGGGGCTGCTCCCTCAACCTCTGTCACCAAGTATCAATACACCACTTATACAGACAGGCCAACGTACAAACCATTGCTTTCTCCATACAGCACCTCCTCGCAGTCAACAACATACCAGTATCTGACACCAGGAGGTCAATATAAGCCACTGTCTCCCACATCACAGGTCAGTACGCAATATAACAGCCAAGGACAGCCTCAGCCGTTTACAGTGAAAGACCAGTCTCCGACAGGATTTGCTGACATCGACATCAATCAGCTTGAGGCACTGGCGCAGTCACTGCAAGACGAGTCTGAGCTTTTGGATCAATACACAAGTGCGCCGACATCCCCAAGGGGGAGCAGTTCTACAACAACGGTATGGCAGAGCCACGGTAGGCCACTTTCCAGACAGCACTCTGACAGAACCCACGACAGGGCTGTCCTGAGTCATCGCTACGGAGGACAAACAAGGCCGTATTCACCATACGAGATGGACGTCACTGTTAAAAAACTGCCGCCTCCTAGTCCCAGGCTTGGCAGAAATGAGGCAATCAAGACCCCGCCACCGGCAGCACCAGACAGCGGAAAAACTACGACGACAACCCGTCAGATACACACTGAGTTCCACCAAGTTGAAGAGCCTGTAGTCCGTGGACCAATGCATGGCAGATTCTTTACAACACCATCATCTGTAAG TGGCTATTCCCCCTCTCTTGGGGACAGTGCAAACAGGCCATCTGTCATGCCACCTGCTAGGTCAGAGCCAGCAGAAACTGGGCAAAAGCCGCTACCAAAACCGGAGAACATAGTGTCTGCCGAAACTCCCCATGAGGAACCGGATCTTAAAGGTCTAGTGAGAGATCGAGTGGCAG GTTACCATGCAAGATTAATACGTGATGAACTCAACACGGAGCGTGGAAGACAGCCAGGTCGCAAACCAGCGGCTCCGCTCAGACGTTCGAAGAGTGCTGCTGGTTATGACTCGGAAACCTCCCACAGGCAGTATATAACTGAGACTGAGAGGGTTGCCATTGTACAAAGAAGAGCGAGAAGTCCATCGCCTGAAGTGTGGATGAGAAACCCAGGTGGCATACCTCAATAT GAGAATGAATACTGGAACAAGCGCGATGGATTGAAATCTCCACATACAGTTCAAGATGAAGATACCGGCACAACACCCAAATTTCCGGTCAGCCCCGGACCGCCGCCAAAGACACCGTATGCAAACATGGTCTCCACGCCAATAGCGTTTGTTGAGAAATTTGCAGTGCCGATGGAAACTGTATCAGGTATGACTCCATCTCATGGACGCATGCATGAAAGCAATAATAAAATCATCGTCACCCGTAACGTACCTCCACCTACTACCATGCCATCAAAATCATACTATGTCACCAAGATGATAG ATTCAAGGGAGGTTTACCAGACATCCACAGTGAGCAAGGATTCACAGCACGAGGAAAGACCTGCAGATGTTCAACATATGTTTCGTTATCCAGACACAAGCTACGTTCATACCGTGGACCAGCACGATGCACCGCCACAGACACACCAGCATAAACCCGCTGTGACATCACACCCCGGACAAGGTTCTGCCATCAATGGTGGGCCTCCAGCACCCCACCCTAGCCAGGACAAGAAACCCAACGGGCAGCCACCGATGATGCACCAGTGGGACAGACCAGACAAGGCCAGAGAGGGCCAAAGTTACACAATGAGAGAGCTGTACGTAGAAACTCAGACCCAAGACAAGAAGACAATGGCGCCGCATGATTCTCATGTTCCCGCGCTAGCTATCGCTGAGCAAACCTCACTGCCACACACTCACCCGCCCCAGCAAGGGATGCCACCTGGTCAGCAACACACTGTGACGAGGACTGTCGTACAGaagacagagacacacacactGGAGAAGGGAGCACCTCACCAGCCTCATCTCCATCAGGCACCTGAACAGCAAGGCTCGCCCCAATATCAGAACCACCCTTACCCAGGGGTTCCATCTGAGCAAGCAATGCCTCACGATCACCGAATGCACGGCCCAGGCAAAACTGTTGTGGATTCGTCTCAAGGAGTTCCACCCAATCAAGTCAGGCCTGAAGGGCCTGTGGTGCAAACTCATTACCATATTCACCAGACCATGCAAGAGCATAGGAACAGCCCTGTCACCTCACTACCAGCACCTCAAGCAGGTGAAAGAGAGAGCCCAGTAGACCAGCCACTCACGCCTCTCCACATCACTGAAGACTCTGGATCACTGAGCGAATGCAGTGAGAGTCCACAATCCAGCAACCAGGGGTACGAGTCAGCCACCCTCCCATTCCCAACGTCCAGTGCAATGATGAAAGAGAGGTTGGAGCTACAGAGGCATCAAGGCCAGCCAGTGCAACAACAGCAAGTGCCACCCAACCTGTACCCAACCTACAGCGACAGAGCGAGGCAGCCCGGAAACCCTCCTGCGAACCTGTACCCTACCTTCAGCGACAGAGGGAGAGAGCATACTGGGCACGTCACCATCACGACAGAAACCACTTCCCAGTACCGCACCATGTACGACAACAGAGGTCGCAGAGGTGATCAACAGAAGAGCCCTGATATGGGAAGGACAATTTCTAGAGGGAGTGCATCTAGTGGCGAGAACATGTCTGGCATTCTGGGAAGCAGTCCCAGGAGGGTAACCTCACTAGGGTCATCTCATGGAAGAGGAAGCCTTACAGGCAG TGACAGAAGTGGTTCTCCACCCCCTGTTGGTGTTGGAAACAGAATTTATCCCAATGGTGGTGTGAGTGACAGTGGCCGTAGTTCCCCCATCAGTCTCTACAACCAACCTTCTTTACTCGGCAGTCAGGTATCTTTACCTG ACGGTAGTGAAATAATTACCAAGCATCCCACTTTTGTCAAGGACATTTCATCCTATTGGTACAAGCCAAATATTTCACGAGATGAAG CCATAGCCACATTGAAAGATAAGCCACCAGGTTCATTTGTTGTCAGGGACAGCAACTCGTTCCCAGGTGCTTTTGGTCTTGCTGTCAAAGTGGCAACTCCACCGCCAAATATTGTACAGAATAAGAAAG GTGATCTGTCCAATGAACTAGTGCGACACTTCTTGATAGAGCCCAACTCCCGCGGTGTACGACTAAAGGGCTGTACAAATGAGCCAATATTTAGTAGTCTGTCAGCTTTAGTGTATCAACACTCTATTACCCCGTTAGCATTGCCATGCAAGCTACTGTTGCCTGAAGTTG ATCCATCTGGCCCAAGCAGTACAGCAAGTAGTCCCAGATCGTCAGATGTTCCAGCGTCTCCCTCGGCACTATTAGCACAAGGAGCAG CATGCAATGTTCTTTACTTGCACTCAGTGGAGATGGAATCACTTACAGGCCCCAATGCAGTACGAAAGGCAGTGACCAAAGTAACTAAACTTGAGCCAAGGCCACGAGTAACAGTCGTACACTTCAAGGTCAACTCCAAGGGAATTACGCTGACTGATAATGAGAAAAA GGTGTTCTTCCGACGTCATCATCCTGTGAACTCTGTGACGTACTGTGGTATGGATCCAGAAAACAGAAA GTGGCCGAGGTCTGATGATTCTTCTGAGGCAGATGCAAA GATCTTTGGATTTGTGGCCAGGAAACCAGGAAGCCTGACAGACAATGTGTGCCACCTGTTTGCTGAACACGACCCAGAGCAGCCAGCCTCAGCCATCGTCAACTTTGTGACAAAGGTGATGATTGGTAGCACCCAACAGAAGAAATAA